The genomic stretch ATAGCTGAAGAAGGCCTCAATATGAGGCATTTATTTGGCTTATTGAAGCTCTTTGCAAAAGAATTCGCAAACACAACAGAGATAAAGATAACGCCAGCTTATTTCCCATTCACAGAGCCTTCTGCAACATTATACGCAAAGCACCCTGAAATGGGATGGATCGAGCTTGGCGGCTCAGGAATCTTCCGCCCTGAAATGACAAAGCCGCTCGGAATAAATGTTCCTGTCTTGGCATGGGGCATTGGAATTGACAGATTGGCAATGTTCAAGCTCGGAATAAAAGATATAAGAGAATTATTTTCGCATGATCTTGGATTTTTAAAAAAGGAGAAGATGGTATAATGCCAACAATAACCTTTTCATTCAAAGACCTGCAGAAGCTTGCAGGGAAAAAGATCTCTGCAGAGGAGCTTTCAAAATTCATAGAATACGGAAAAGGCGAGCTTAAAAGCTATGATGAAAAAGAAGATGAAGTTTCAGTTGATTTTGATGACACCAATCTGCCATATTTATGGAGCGCAGAGGGGATTGCAAGATTGATTAAGGGGATTTCAGGAAAAGAGAAAGGAATTCCAAAATTAAAAATTGAAAAATCAAATTACAAGCTGGTTGTTGACAGGAGCGTCAATAAGGTAAGGCCTTACATAGCCGCATTCGTTGCAAAAGGATGCAAGGTTGATGATTATTTGCTCAAGCAGATAATACAGCTGCAGGAAAAGCTCTGCGAAACTTACGGCAAGAAAAGGCAGAAACTCGCAGTCGGCCTTTATTCATATAAAAAGATAACTTTCCCGGTGATCTACAAGGCAACAGATCCTGAAAGCATAAAATTCATTCCCCTTGACTTCAGAAAGGAAATGACGCAGAGCGAGATATTGGAAGAGCATCCAAAAGGAAAAGAATATGCATGGATCCTGAAAGATTTTTCAAAATATCCTATTTTAATTGACTCTAAAAAAGAGGTTTTAAGCTTTCCTCCAATAATAAATTCCTCGCTTACAGGCAAGGTTGAGATCGGAGAAGAAGACCTGTTTTTTGAATGCACAGGCACAGACCTTGACTCAGTTAATCTGGCTGCAAACATATTTGCGCAGGCATTTTATGAGCGCGGATTTAAGATTTATTCTGTAAATATAAAATATCCCAATAAAACAATAAAAACACCTTTCATGTTCAATGAAACAATAAAAATAAAGAAAGAGCAGATAAAAGAAATGCTTGGCTTGGATCTGAAAGACAGCGAAGTTAAAGTGCTGGCTGAAAAAGCAGGCTATAATTTCAAAGGGTATAAAATAGAAATTCCATGCTATAGAAAAGACATTCTGCATCCTGTTGATATTATTGAAGACATCGCAATAATGTATGGCTATGACAAGATCGGCGAGGAAAAGCTAAAAAGCTACACAATTGGAGAAACAAAGGAAATAATAAATTTTGTTGATAAGATAAGAGAAATCATAATTGGCCTTGGCTATCAGGAAATAATGAGCCCCTTATTGTCAAACAAGGAAATTCTTTATGAGAAGATGAATATTAAGGATTTCGGAACAGTTGAGCTGGAAAATTACATGTCTGAAAATTACTCTGCTGTCAGAAGCTGGCTGCTGCCGATTTTGATGGAGGTTTTAGCTAAGAACAAGCACATTGATTACCCGCAGAAGATCTTTGAGCAGGGCATTGTAACTGTAAGAAACAAAGAAGAGATAAAAGATTATGAAAGGATCGCAGTTTTAGCTGTCCATGACAAGGCTGATTTCACAGAGATAAAGCAGGTGTTTGATCATCTTTTTAGATGCCTCGGCTTGCAGTATGTTATTGAGGATGCTGATCATTCTTCTTTTATCGAAGGCAGAGTTGGCAGGATCTCTGTCAATGGCATTGCTGTTGCCTATATCGGAGAAGTGCATCCTGCTGTGCTGGGCAATTTCAACTTAGAGATGCCTGTTGTTGGGTTTGAGCTCAATATTACTGATCTGTTTGAAGCGATGAAGAAGAAAGAATAATGGCAATCTTATCAAAACATTAAAATACCATAAGGCGTTCAGAGATGGAATCATTGAAAAGTAAACAATTATGGGAAGAATTTTTTAAAGATTTTTGTGAAGAATGTAAAGAACTTTATAAAATCAAGGGATTTACTTATAGCATTCCTAAGGAAGAGCATATTCGTTCTGCATTATACTCTTTCTTGAAAACAAAAGGATGTAAGATGGAAGTGGAGTCTGACTTTTTTGAAGGATATAGAAAGGATGGTTACCCGAAACAAGCAGGTGAATATGATATTAGAATAATATCTCCATTTTCATCAGTTATTGAAATAAAAAGGGCTTCTGCATTAAAAGATTGGCAAAACGGTTATTCGGATTTTTTAGAAAAGTGGAGAGATGATATTAAGAAGCTAGAAAAAATAGGAAAATTAGCTCCTACCACTCCAAAAACTGAAGAAGATTGGAATAAAATAAACCGTAAAAGTGAAAAATGTTTTGTATTGATTACATTTTCAAATAAGCCCCTTTATGACAACTTAAAAAAGAAGAGCATCGATGAGTTCAATTCAAATCTAAATGGTTTTGACCTTATTGAACATTTTGAAGAAGAGAACATTGGTGAAGAAATAGCTTGTGATCTTTTTATTTGGACGAAAAAATGAATATGGTTTGAAGCGATGAAAAAGAAAGAATAATGACCTTCACCTAATTTTTGCTAAACGGTTACGCTTTGCTTCACCTAAATTTTTGCCAACTATAACTAGCTGGGAGGTTCATATTCTAAAATTGCTTAATTCAATTTACTAAATTATGATCCTCTTCAAACTTAATAGTCATTATAAGAGTTTATATCGTATATAGATATACAATGGGCTTATAGCTACCATTAAAGAATTTATGATGGTGATTTATACTTCCGTCTACAAATATTAAAATGATAACATTTATATATAAGATAATATCTTGTGCCTTGTGGAGGGGGTATTTATGGATGAAAAAATATTGAATGAGCTGAAAGAAATAAAAAAATTGATGTGTTTTCAATTACTGGCATCAGGTGTTACTCCCAAAGGGATAGCCAAGATGTTGGGTCTATCAGAGAAAAGAGTTAGGAATATGTTTCCGGTGAAAGAGATTAGAGGAGATAATCATGAATAATGAAAAAGAGATTATCGAAAAACTGAACCTGTTAGTTAAACTTAGTGCTGCTAATTTAGCTACAGGTAAGGACTTTAAAGAGCAGGTTAGGCTACTATCATCGGTAGGATTATCACCAAAAGACATTGCAGATGTACTAGGCAAAACACCCAATAATGTCAGTGTTACATTAAATTATCTTAAAAAAATTAAAAAGGTGTGAAAAATGGATGAAAAACAGTTTAAGAAATTGTCATCAGACTTAGATGCTATCAAGAAGCTATTGGTGCTATTGTTAAAAAAATATGAAGTAAAAGGCGATTTAATAGCCAAAGCATTAGGTGTATCAGAAGGAAGATTAAGTCAAATTTTCCCTCAAAAGAAATATAAGAAAGGAGGAGCAAAAAATGCCTAAAAAAATTAAAGATAACGAAAAACGTTTAGAAACAATAGAATACCTATTAGCAGGAATCTTGCTTGGAAAAAAGCCAAATATCAAAGAAGTTTCAAAAATAATAGGATGCTCAGATAATGTTTTAACAAAGCTTTACCCTGAAAAAAAGGTGAAAAAAAGTGGCGGAAAAAATAAGAAGTGAAAGG from Candidatus Woesearchaeota archaeon encodes the following:
- the pheT gene encoding phenylalanine--tRNA ligase subunit beta, which codes for MPTITFSFKDLQKLAGKKISAEELSKFIEYGKGELKSYDEKEDEVSVDFDDTNLPYLWSAEGIARLIKGISGKEKGIPKLKIEKSNYKLVVDRSVNKVRPYIAAFVAKGCKVDDYLLKQIIQLQEKLCETYGKKRQKLAVGLYSYKKITFPVIYKATDPESIKFIPLDFRKEMTQSEILEEHPKGKEYAWILKDFSKYPILIDSKKEVLSFPPIINSSLTGKVEIGEEDLFFECTGTDLDSVNLAANIFAQAFYERGFKIYSVNIKYPNKTIKTPFMFNETIKIKKEQIKEMLGLDLKDSEVKVLAEKAGYNFKGYKIEIPCYRKDILHPVDIIEDIAIMYGYDKIGEEKLKSYTIGETKEIINFVDKIREIIIGLGYQEIMSPLLSNKEILYEKMNIKDFGTVELENYMSENYSAVRSWLLPILMEVLAKNKHIDYPQKIFEQGIVTVRNKEEIKDYERIAVLAVHDKADFTEIKQVFDHLFRCLGLQYVIEDADHSSFIEGRVGRISVNGIAVAYIGEVHPAVLGNFNLEMPVVGFELNITDLFEAMKKKE
- a CDS encoding helix-turn-helix domain-containing protein encodes the protein MDEKILNELKEIKKLMCFQLLASGVTPKGIAKMLGLSEKRVRNMFPVKEIRGDNHE